From Sparus aurata chromosome 9, fSpaAur1.1, whole genome shotgun sequence, a single genomic window includes:
- the lnpa gene encoding endoplasmic reticulum junction formation protein lunapark-A isoform X3 has product MGAVISRWKAKPSTVEILEGIDKDIQVLEEYSEKYQKQLKTWVWRLLLYSSLLYLITCVVVYFWYLPEQVMGRLILCLPFLIFPLLIWLLRKMLIIIFSRRTEKNNDKLEDLKTQKRKILEEVMETETYKNAKLILERFDPDSKRKMELESTPIGLQMTPKPGQELRHRNVMPKTPSVAVNPASVAVAAARPPLASGPTYPGRSSHSAPGGPPERNLSAIAAQQSLMRKPVTPGTPVPGIGMHPPGPPLARPVLPRERGAMDRVIEYLVGDGPQNRYALICQQCLSHNGMALKEEFEYVAFRCAYCYFLNPARKMRPQAPRLPEVTSELKLSSEGLAPSPGTEEEDDQTVENQAC; this is encoded by the exons ATGGGGGCTGTCATCTCACGGTGGAAG GCTAAACCATCCACTGTGGAGATTTTGGAAGGAATCGATAAG GATATACAGGTTCTTGAAGAATACAGTGAGAAGTATCAGAAGCAGTTGAAGACATGGGTTTGGCGACTTCTTTTGTATTCGTCTCTTCTCTACCTGATCACATGCGTAGTTGTGTATTTCTGGTACCTGCCTGAACAGGTGATGGGGCGGCTCATATTGTGTCTTCCCTTCCTAATATTTCCTTTACT AATTTGGTTACTTCGAAAAATGcttataattattttttcacGCAGAACTGAAAAAAATA ATGACAAATTAGAGgatctgaaaacacaaaaaaggaaaata cttgAAGAAGTTATGGAAACTGAGACATATAAGAATGCTAAATTGATCCTTGAGAGATTTGATCCAGATTCTAAGAGGAAAATG GAGCTTGAATCCACTCCTATTGGACTGCAGATGACTCCAAAACCAGGACAAG agctcCGCCATCGCAATGTCATGCCAAAGACCCCCTCAGTGGCGGTGAATCCTGCTAGCGTAGCTGTTGCTGCTGCCCGCCCTCCTCTTGCCTCTGGGCCCACCTATCCTGGACGATCTTCCCACTCTGCTCCAGGTGGACCCCCAGAGAGGAACCTGTCGGCTATAGCTGctcagcagagcttgatgagGAAGCCTGTGACCCCTGGAACACCTGTTCCAGGAATCG GGATGCACCCCCCAGGCCCGCCCCTGGCCAGACCTGTGCTCCCCAGGGAAAGGGGTGCGATGGACAGAGTCATAGAGTATCTTGTTGGAGATGGCCCGCAGAACAG ATATGCTCTCATCTGTCAGCAGTGTCTGTCTCATAACGGCATGGCATTAAAAGAGGAATTTGAATACGTTG cCTTCAGATGTGCATATTGTTATTTCTTGAACCCGGCAAGAAAGATGAGGCCTCAAGCACCCAGACTCCCTGAGGTCACCAGTGAACTGAAGCTGTCATCTGAGGGACTTGCACCATCACCTGGaactgaagaagaggatgaccAAACTGT GGAAAACCAAGCTTGCTGA
- the lnpa gene encoding endoplasmic reticulum junction formation protein lunapark-A isoform X1, translating to MGAVISRWKAKPSTVEILEGIDKDIQVLEEYSEKYQKQLKTWVWRLLLYSSLLYLITCVVVYFWYLPEQVMGRLILCLPFLIFPLLIWLLRKMLIIIFSRRTEKNNDKLEDLKTQKRKILEEVMETETYKNAKLILERFDPDSKRKMELESTPIGLQMTPKPGQELRHRNVMPKTPSVAVNPASVAVAAARPPLASGPTYPGRSSHSAPGGPPERNLSAIAAQQSLMRKPVTPGTPVPGIGMHPPGPPLARPVLPRERGAMDRVIEYLVGDGPQNRYALICQQCLSHNGMALKEEFEYVAFRCAYCYFLNPARKMRPQAPRLPEVTSELKLSSEGLAPSPGTEEEDDQTVLGDSDTLVVFNHGKPSLLMCLLKQTPKSRAHQQLQSPALRQTAKPPWSHKICPQRNLTESRMCPPWKWNKTVE from the exons ATGGGGGCTGTCATCTCACGGTGGAAG GCTAAACCATCCACTGTGGAGATTTTGGAAGGAATCGATAAG GATATACAGGTTCTTGAAGAATACAGTGAGAAGTATCAGAAGCAGTTGAAGACATGGGTTTGGCGACTTCTTTTGTATTCGTCTCTTCTCTACCTGATCACATGCGTAGTTGTGTATTTCTGGTACCTGCCTGAACAGGTGATGGGGCGGCTCATATTGTGTCTTCCCTTCCTAATATTTCCTTTACT AATTTGGTTACTTCGAAAAATGcttataattattttttcacGCAGAACTGAAAAAAATA ATGACAAATTAGAGgatctgaaaacacaaaaaaggaaaata cttgAAGAAGTTATGGAAACTGAGACATATAAGAATGCTAAATTGATCCTTGAGAGATTTGATCCAGATTCTAAGAGGAAAATG GAGCTTGAATCCACTCCTATTGGACTGCAGATGACTCCAAAACCAGGACAAG agctcCGCCATCGCAATGTCATGCCAAAGACCCCCTCAGTGGCGGTGAATCCTGCTAGCGTAGCTGTTGCTGCTGCCCGCCCTCCTCTTGCCTCTGGGCCCACCTATCCTGGACGATCTTCCCACTCTGCTCCAGGTGGACCCCCAGAGAGGAACCTGTCGGCTATAGCTGctcagcagagcttgatgagGAAGCCTGTGACCCCTGGAACACCTGTTCCAGGAATCG GGATGCACCCCCCAGGCCCGCCCCTGGCCAGACCTGTGCTCCCCAGGGAAAGGGGTGCGATGGACAGAGTCATAGAGTATCTTGTTGGAGATGGCCCGCAGAACAG ATATGCTCTCATCTGTCAGCAGTGTCTGTCTCATAACGGCATGGCATTAAAAGAGGAATTTGAATACGTTG cCTTCAGATGTGCATATTGTTATTTCTTGAACCCGGCAAGAAAGATGAGGCCTCAAGCACCCAGACTCCCTGAGGTCACCAGTGAACTGAAGCTGTCATCTGAGGGACTTGCACCATCACCTGGaactgaagaagaggatgaccAAACTGTGTTGGGTGACAGTGACACTCTAGTTGTGTTCAACCAT GGAAAACCAAGCTTGCTGATGTGTCTGCTGAAACAGACACCCAAGAGCCGGGCACACCAACAACTGCAGAGCCCAGCTCTGCGTCAGACGGCCAAACCACCCTGGAGTCACAAGATCTGCCCTCAGAGAAATCTGACGGAGAGCAGGATGTGTCCGCCATGGAAGTGGAATAAAACAGTGGAGTAG
- the lnpa gene encoding endoplasmic reticulum junction formation protein lunapark-A isoform X2, translating into MGAVISRWKAKPSTVEILEGIDKDIQVLEEYSEKYQKQLKTWVWRLLLYSSLLYLITCVVVYFWYLPEQVMGRLILCLPFLIFPLLIWLLRKMLIIIFSRRTEKNNDKLEDLKTQKRKILEEVMETETYKNAKLILERFDPDSKRKMELESTPIGLQMTPKPGQELRHRNVMPKTPSVAVNPASVAVAAARPPLASGPTYPGRSSHSAPGGPPERNLSAIAAQQSLMRKPVTPGTPVPGIGMHPPGPPLARPVLPRERGAMDRVIEYLVGDGPQNRYALICQQCLSHNGMALKEEFEYVAFRCAYCYFLNPARKMRPQAPRLPEVTSELKLSSEGLAPSPGTEEEDDQTVLGKTKLADVSAETDTQEPGTPTTAEPSSASDGQTTLESQDLPSEKSDGEQDVSAMEVE; encoded by the exons ATGGGGGCTGTCATCTCACGGTGGAAG GCTAAACCATCCACTGTGGAGATTTTGGAAGGAATCGATAAG GATATACAGGTTCTTGAAGAATACAGTGAGAAGTATCAGAAGCAGTTGAAGACATGGGTTTGGCGACTTCTTTTGTATTCGTCTCTTCTCTACCTGATCACATGCGTAGTTGTGTATTTCTGGTACCTGCCTGAACAGGTGATGGGGCGGCTCATATTGTGTCTTCCCTTCCTAATATTTCCTTTACT AATTTGGTTACTTCGAAAAATGcttataattattttttcacGCAGAACTGAAAAAAATA ATGACAAATTAGAGgatctgaaaacacaaaaaaggaaaata cttgAAGAAGTTATGGAAACTGAGACATATAAGAATGCTAAATTGATCCTTGAGAGATTTGATCCAGATTCTAAGAGGAAAATG GAGCTTGAATCCACTCCTATTGGACTGCAGATGACTCCAAAACCAGGACAAG agctcCGCCATCGCAATGTCATGCCAAAGACCCCCTCAGTGGCGGTGAATCCTGCTAGCGTAGCTGTTGCTGCTGCCCGCCCTCCTCTTGCCTCTGGGCCCACCTATCCTGGACGATCTTCCCACTCTGCTCCAGGTGGACCCCCAGAGAGGAACCTGTCGGCTATAGCTGctcagcagagcttgatgagGAAGCCTGTGACCCCTGGAACACCTGTTCCAGGAATCG GGATGCACCCCCCAGGCCCGCCCCTGGCCAGACCTGTGCTCCCCAGGGAAAGGGGTGCGATGGACAGAGTCATAGAGTATCTTGTTGGAGATGGCCCGCAGAACAG ATATGCTCTCATCTGTCAGCAGTGTCTGTCTCATAACGGCATGGCATTAAAAGAGGAATTTGAATACGTTG cCTTCAGATGTGCATATTGTTATTTCTTGAACCCGGCAAGAAAGATGAGGCCTCAAGCACCCAGACTCCCTGAGGTCACCAGTGAACTGAAGCTGTCATCTGAGGGACTTGCACCATCACCTGGaactgaagaagaggatgaccAAACTGTGTTGG GGAAAACCAAGCTTGCTGATGTGTCTGCTGAAACAGACACCCAAGAGCCGGGCACACCAACAACTGCAGAGCCCAGCTCTGCGTCAGACGGCCAAACCACCCTGGAGTCACAAGATCTGCCCTCAGAGAAATCTGACGGAGAGCAGGATGTGTCCGCCATGGAAGTGGAATAA